Proteins encoded together in one Coffea arabica cultivar ET-39 chromosome 2c, Coffea Arabica ET-39 HiFi, whole genome shotgun sequence window:
- the LOC113741269 gene encoding protein MAINTENANCE OF PSII UNDER HIGH LIGHT 1, with amino-acid sequence MAATAALSANSRTITTPSSGRLFFNSYDKGQKKRQINFLKIRASDDSECNTEECAPDKEVGKVSVEWLAGEKTKVVGTFPPRTQGWTGYVEKDTAGQKNIYSVEPAVYVAESAISSGTAGSSADGSENTILVAGGLALISIAAASAILLQVGKSPPPIQTVEYSGPSLSYYINKFKPTEIMEAAAPLVTVMSTSLQSESSNIEVPQVRVLSEFLQDTSISSSNIS; translated from the exons ATGGCTGCCACAGCTGCCTTATCGGCAAACAGCCGCACTATCACAACCCCATCAAGCGGCAGATTGTTCTTCAACAGCTACGATAAGGGGCAGAAGAAGAGGCAAATTAATTTTCTGAAAATCAGAGCTTCTGATGATTCTGAGTGCAACACTGAAGAATGTGCCCCGGATAAGGAG GTTGGGAAGGTCAGTGTGGAGTGGTTAGCAGGTGAAAAAACTAAAGTGGTTGGTACATTTCCACCTCGTACTCAGGGATGGACTGGATATGTGGAGAAGGATACTGCTGGCCAGAAAAATATATACTCTGTTGAG CCTGCAGTTTATGTGGCAGAAAGTGCAATTAGTTCAGGAACTGCAGGTTCCTCTGCTGATGGATCAGAAAATACTATACTAGTTGCAGGTGGCCTTGCTTTGATCTCCATTGCTGCTGCATCCGCAATACTCCTTCAAGTTGGCAAGAGCCCTCCTCCAATCCAGACAGTGGAATACTCTGGACCATCACTTAGTTACTATATCAACAAGTTCAAGCCAACCGAAATCATGGAAGCTGCGGCTCCCCTCGTGACAGTAATGTCCACTTCGTTGCAATCAGAAAGCTCCAACATTGAAGTTCCCCAAGTTCGGGTTCTATCGGAATTTCTGCAGGACACTTCCATATCAAGTTCCAACATCTCTTAG